In one Thermodesulfobium acidiphilum genomic region, the following are encoded:
- a CDS encoding class I SAM-dependent methyltransferase — translation MNEFRDIYNRKNNKYFSGIRYDIINLIEGFNHNILELGCGAGNTLVELKKQGKAKNAVGIDIIDLGQSKKLDKFILADIENIELNSLNEYFDVIICADVLEHLKDPWSVVRKLKNFLKTDGVLIASIPNVREYRTILSILLNGDFKYVESGILDKTHLRFFCKKNMIDLFESSGLKVCKITYNLHLAPRRKVFNKLTLKFFEEFLVVQYLMVAKKMRF, via the coding sequence ATGAATGAGTTTAGAGATATTTATAACAGAAAAAATAATAAATACTTTTCTGGTATTCGTTATGATATTATCAATCTTATAGAAGGTTTTAATCATAACATTCTTGAATTAGGATGTGGAGCGGGTAACACTCTTGTAGAGTTGAAAAAACAAGGTAAAGCTAAGAATGCTGTAGGCATAGATATAATAGATTTAGGACAATCTAAAAAATTAGACAAATTTATATTGGCTGATATTGAAAATATAGAATTAAATTCTTTAAATGAATATTTTGACGTTATTATATGCGCTGATGTTTTAGAGCATTTAAAAGATCCATGGAGTGTTGTTAGGAAGCTGAAAAATTTTTTAAAAACTGACGGAGTTCTTATAGCAAGCATACCCAATGTAAGAGAATATAGAACAATATTGAGTATTTTACTAAATGGAGACTTTAAGTATGTTGAATCTGGTATTTTAGATAAAACGCATTTGAGATTCTTTTGTAAAAAAAATATGATTGATCTATTTGAATCTTCAGGTTTAAAAGTGTGTAAAATTACTTACAATCTCCACCTTGCTCCTAGAAGAAAAGTATTTAATAAACTAACTTTAAAGTTTTTTGAAGAATTTTTAGTGGTTCAATATTTAATGGTAGCTAAAAAAATGAGGTTTTAA
- a CDS encoding glycosyltransferase family 9 protein, with the protein MSKRILIISARNFGDAIISTSLINSFGSNFSDYKIDLLTRYDFKEIFENNPYVNNIYFANFPMGTNKNFNCKELFKLIKIINLLSKNKYDFILNNIGDIRENLLGKMMKPKLNISIKFEKSHPFRNLIRLNNCLFTDKCISIPVEVKNIYDIQDFISSKLGCTKVLPPKIYIKAKNEKSPKIIGIHPMASQDCKLWDFHKWEKLINILKRAYTIWIFGSNNELSLLNKVFKAAVDEKRVFIKTTTLNEFFINLSKCSLLIGLDSFSIHASSALGVKSIMISGGNDWEIWKPKNCYVISKGSSVCKFYPCFNKPKCLNTSDEYICMKSIEVDEVLGLINKILC; encoded by the coding sequence ATGAGTAAAAGAATTTTGATAATTTCAGCCAGAAATTTTGGCGATGCAATAATTTCTACTTCTTTAATTAACTCTTTTGGAAGTAATTTTTCTGATTATAAGATTGACCTCTTGACGAGATATGATTTTAAGGAAATATTTGAGAATAATCCTTATGTAAATAACATTTACTTTGCTAATTTTCCTATGGGCACAAATAAAAATTTTAATTGTAAAGAACTTTTTAAACTTATTAAAATTATAAATCTTTTGTCTAAAAATAAATATGATTTCATTTTAAATAATATTGGAGATATAAGAGAGAATCTGCTTGGCAAGATGATGAAGCCAAAATTAAACATTTCAATTAAATTCGAAAAATCTCATCCCTTTAGAAACCTGATTAGATTAAATAATTGTCTGTTTACTGATAAGTGTATCAGTATACCCGTTGAGGTTAAAAATATTTATGATATTCAAGATTTTATCTCATCAAAGCTGGGTTGCACTAAAGTCTTGCCTCCAAAGATATATATAAAGGCTAAAAATGAAAAGTCACCTAAAATAATTGGCATACATCCAATGGCAAGTCAGGATTGTAAATTATGGGATTTTCATAAATGGGAAAAGTTAATAAATATCTTAAAAAGGGCATATACAATTTGGATTTTTGGTTCGAATAATGAGCTTTCTTTACTTAATAAAGTCTTCAAGGCAGCTGTCGATGAAAAAAGAGTTTTTATTAAGACAACCACATTAAATGAATTTTTCATAAATCTCTCTAAATGCTCTCTCTTAATAGGTCTTGATAGTTTTTCTATTCATGCTTCCAGCGCCCTTGGCGTCAAGAGCATCATGATAAGTGGAGGAAATGACTGGGAAATATGGAAGCCAAAAAATTGCTATGTTATTTCAAAAGGGAGTTCTGTTTGCAAATTTTATCCGTGTTTTAATAAACCAAAATGTTTGAATACATCTGATGAGTATATATGTATGAAGTCTATAGAAGTAGATGAAGTTCTAGGGTTGATTAATAAAATATTATGTTAA
- a CDS encoding thiamine S protein yields the protein MNRNNIEIRAFASLYRLFQERGWNQPYILDLDKEIDGYELLKMLKLNEEDVEAIFINHNTCGLKEKIRPGDRVGLVPPGIPGVVRTMLGIRGAKN from the coding sequence GTGAACAGAAATAACATTGAGATAAGAGCTTTTGCAAGTCTATATAGACTTTTTCAAGAAAGAGGCTGGAATCAGCCTTATATCTTGGATCTGGATAAAGAAATAGATGGTTATGAACTTCTTAAAATGTTAAAACTTAACGAGGAAGATGTGGAGGCTATATTTATAAATCACAACACGTGTGGGTTGAAAGAAAAGATTAGACCAGGAGATAGGGTAGGGCTTGTGCCGCCCGGTATTCCTGGCGTGGTAAGGACAATGCTGGGCATTAGAGGGGCAAAAAATTAA
- a CDS encoding glycosyltransferase family 2 protein, which produces MLSIILPTYNAEKYIERFLQRLSENLKICGEKSEIIVIDSSSTDDTVKLAKKFGAKVYVIPKKEFDHGGTRSYAAKLATGDILIFFTQDALLFDDRSISNLILHFKESSVGAVYGRQICYENTNPFGRHLRLFNYPEEFLVKKYKDKDKYGIKTAFMSNSFCAYRKSALDKIGYFKERLIMGEDTYAGALLLKAGYKIIYEPKAIVFHSHNYNVFEEFRRYFDIGVFHNSERWLLEEFGSAQGEGKRYIKSELNFLIKNGLYQFLPEYIIRNFLKYAGYKLGMNYKILPKFLVKKFSMHKSWWNKKYD; this is translated from the coding sequence ATGTTAAGTATAATTTTGCCAACTTATAATGCTGAGAAGTATATCGAAAGATTTCTTCAGAGATTAAGTGAAAATTTAAAAATATGTGGTGAGAAATCAGAAATTATAGTGATTGATTCTTCTTCCACTGACGATACTGTTAAGTTAGCTAAGAAATTTGGAGCAAAGGTTTATGTTATTCCAAAAAAGGAATTCGACCATGGTGGCACGCGTTCATACGCAGCTAAGTTAGCAACTGGAGATATTTTAATTTTTTTTACACAAGACGCACTGCTATTTGATGATCGTTCAATATCAAATTTAATATTACACTTCAAAGAAAGCAGTGTTGGCGCTGTTTATGGCAGACAAATTTGTTATGAAAATACCAACCCTTTTGGAAGACATCTAAGACTTTTTAACTATCCTGAAGAGTTTTTAGTAAAAAAATATAAAGATAAAGATAAATACGGCATAAAAACAGCTTTTATGTCAAATTCTTTTTGTGCGTACAGAAAGAGTGCTCTTGATAAAATAGGTTATTTCAAAGAGAGACTGATAATGGGAGAAGATACTTATGCAGGTGCTTTGCTTTTGAAGGCTGGGTATAAGATAATTTATGAGCCAAAGGCAATAGTCTTTCATTCTCATAATTATAATGTCTTTGAGGAGTTCAGGAGGTATTTTGATATAGGCGTCTTTCACAATTCTGAAAGATGGCTTTTGGAAGAGTTTGGCAGTGCACAGGGAGAGGGCAAAAGATATATAAAATCAGAATTAAATTTCTTAATCAAAAATGGGCTATATCAATTTTTGCCTGAATACATTATTAGAAACTTTTTAAAATACGCTGGCTATAAACTTGGTATGAATTATAAAATATTGCCAAAATTTCTGGTTAAGAAATTCAGTATGCACAAGAGCTGGTGGAATAAAAAATATGATTAA
- a CDS encoding glycosyltransferase family 9 protein → MDKFINRKIIYLNSNSKMTPIKKFIDFFGYRFFCKYKADLDNLDMNNYKSICIVQMGHIGDFLLSTPMISEIRKNFYGKLIIAINKNTLELASNLKGVDEVIVLEHPRKIYSRSKDNSIHSAIKSFSKINADIVLEVRGDINIIPFIKFFSHYKYLIGFDVGGAGFLLDRVLEYPYGEHITETYNKFLEFFKIKIPEIRKLDSYYDLKAPNPVKKDKYIVIAVGQTGARSKDWETGNFIKLINMFLNEGYIVVLVGKISPDESKEYDRLVNKNLINLANKTTLMELFSVLRNSYLFIGLDSGPTHAAAMLGVRTVALYSGVVDFNVFRPIEVFGNVSIIKMDVECEKCYKINCENNVCMKMIKPKTVFDRSIELIRGSLCNE, encoded by the coding sequence ATGGATAAATTCATAAATAGAAAAATTATATATCTAAATTCTAATTCTAAAATGACTCCTATAAAGAAATTTATAGATTTTTTTGGGTATAGATTTTTTTGTAAATACAAAGCCGATCTTGATAATCTGGATATGAATAACTATAAGTCTATCTGTATTGTTCAAATGGGACACATTGGTGACTTTTTGCTCAGTACGCCAATGATCAGTGAGATTAGAAAGAATTTTTATGGCAAGCTTATCATTGCTATTAATAAGAACACCCTTGAGCTTGCGTCAAATTTAAAAGGCGTAGATGAAGTAATAGTCTTAGAACACCCAAGAAAAATTTATTCAAGGTCAAAAGATAACTCTATCCATTCTGCTATAAAATCCTTTTCGAAAATAAACGCTGATATAGTTCTTGAGGTAAGAGGGGACATAAACATTATCCCTTTTATAAAATTCTTCTCACATTATAAATACTTAATAGGTTTCGATGTGGGCGGTGCAGGATTTTTGCTTGACAGAGTGCTCGAATATCCTTATGGGGAGCATATTACAGAGACCTACAATAAGTTCTTAGAATTTTTCAAAATTAAAATTCCTGAGATTAGAAAGTTAGATAGCTATTATGATTTGAAAGCTCCTAATCCTGTCAAGAAAGATAAATATATAGTGATTGCTGTGGGTCAAACTGGCGCTCGTTCGAAGGATTGGGAGACTGGGAATTTCATAAAGCTAATTAATATGTTTTTAAATGAAGGCTATATTGTGGTTTTAGTTGGTAAGATTTCGCCAGACGAGTCAAAAGAGTATGATAGGCTTGTCAATAAAAACCTAATAAATCTAGCAAACAAAACGACTTTGATGGAACTTTTTTCTGTTTTAAGGAATTCTTATCTATTTATCGGTTTGGATAGCGGTCCTACTCATGCTGCGGCAATGCTGGGTGTAAGAACTGTTGCCTTATATAGTGGAGTAGTTGATTTTAATGTTTTTAGGCCAATTGAAGTTTTTGGAAATGTTAGTATCATTAAGATGGATGTAGAGTGTGAGAAGTGTTATAAAATTAATTGTGAAAACAATGTTTGTATGAAAATGATAAAGCCTAAAACGGTTTTTGATAGATCGATAGAATTAATTAGGGGAAGCTTATGTAATGAGTAA
- a CDS encoding flippase, with translation MQKLFSIKNLFSSQEKKRLVSNFFSLSILQVANYLFPLITLPYLVRVLGPSQYGLVAFAQAFIGYFQILTNYGFNLSATREISINRENPEKVSEIFSSVITIQILLAILSFIMMALVVFSFAKFRDDWLLYFLTFGLVLGNVLFPVWFFQGIERMKYITLLNVLARFIFTIAIFVFIREESDYIYVPLINSVGLVLSGIIGLWIIFNRLGVKFIMPDVNSIKYHLNEGWHIFIGTVGISFYKNNSVLILGLFADSTIVGYFYISKKIIDILNQIAGLISQTFFPYINRLINQNYNLAIVYLKKIGLIIFLYTLVFGLLLLFLSPVIIKIISGHYYNESILSLKLMAFVPMFIGINVPAVHILLSKGFGKEFSNTVLIGAFLDLILNFSLVPFLSFLGSCISVIVVELFVTLYLYFKVLKLKSC, from the coding sequence TTGCAAAAGTTATTTTCTATTAAAAATTTATTTAGCAGTCAAGAAAAGAAACGACTGGTTAGTAATTTTTTTTCTCTTTCTATACTACAGGTAGCGAATTATCTTTTTCCTCTGATTACCCTCCCATATCTTGTAAGAGTGCTTGGCCCCTCACAATATGGTCTTGTGGCATTCGCTCAGGCCTTTATCGGATACTTTCAAATATTAACTAACTATGGGTTTAACCTCTCAGCTACAAGAGAAATTTCAATAAATAGAGAAAATCCTGAAAAGGTTTCAGAAATATTTAGCTCTGTTATTACCATCCAAATTCTACTGGCTATTTTATCTTTTATAATGATGGCTCTTGTTGTATTTAGTTTTGCAAAGTTTAGAGATGACTGGCTGCTTTACTTTCTTACCTTTGGTTTGGTTTTAGGTAACGTATTGTTTCCAGTATGGTTTTTCCAGGGAATAGAGAGAATGAAATATATTACTTTGTTAAACGTTCTGGCACGGTTTATTTTTACTATTGCTATTTTCGTATTTATTCGAGAAGAATCAGATTATATTTATGTTCCGCTGATAAATTCAGTTGGTTTGGTACTATCTGGCATTATAGGTTTGTGGATAATTTTTAACAGGCTTGGTGTAAAATTTATTATGCCAGATGTAAACAGTATAAAATATCATCTAAATGAGGGATGGCATATATTTATTGGTACTGTTGGCATAAGTTTTTATAAAAACAATAGCGTTTTAATTTTGGGTTTATTTGCTGATTCTACAATTGTAGGTTACTTTTATATTTCTAAGAAAATAATAGATATTTTGAATCAAATTGCAGGACTTATATCTCAAACTTTTTTCCCGTATATTAATAGATTAATAAATCAAAATTATAATCTCGCGATTGTTTATTTAAAAAAGATTGGTTTGATTATATTTTTATATACTTTAGTTTTTGGTTTATTGCTTTTATTTCTTTCACCAGTAATAATTAAAATTATAAGTGGTCATTATTATAATGAATCAATTTTAAGTTTAAAATTAATGGCTTTTGTACCAATGTTTATTGGAATTAATGTTCCAGCCGTGCATATCTTACTTAGTAAAGGCTTTGGTAAAGAATTCTCAAATACAGTTTTAATTGGTGCTTTTTTAGATTTAATTTTAAATTTTTCTTTGGTTCCGTTTCTATCATTTTTGGGAAGTTGTATATCAGTCATTGTTGTCGAACTTTTTGTCACCTTATATCTTTATTTTAAAGTTTTGAAATTGAAAAGTTGTTAA
- a CDS encoding glycosyltransferase family 2 protein: MIFIQSGYNGGFSFGNNLGIKYVLKKGDVDFFWFLNNDTVVDNNALTHALEVFDYDNKIGLVGSKILYYYNISTIQALCGCKKIIPWDNNSFKWISFNTKDSQNCIKSFEIEGALFGASIIARKECLIETGFFDENYFMQVEEDDFCYMARKHGWKIFCCCKSMLYHKVGASTGNGTIKSFFGRKSLRNNFKRFLQTPCLHLRNRIYFTKKFFGTFYFYLFLIINFYLVLRLIFGIIIYDDEKLKRIKFLLIAVFDGIRGKMGKPEWINS, from the coding sequence TTGATCTTTATACAATCGGGCTACAACGGCGGATTTTCATTCGGCAATAATCTGGGCATTAAATATGTGTTAAAGAAGGGTGATGTTGATTTTTTTTGGTTTTTAAATAATGACACAGTCGTAGACAACAACGCTCTAACTCATGCTTTAGAAGTATTTGATTATGACAATAAAATTGGTTTGGTAGGATCAAAAATATTATATTACTATAATATATCTACTATTCAGGCATTATGCGGTTGTAAAAAAATAATACCCTGGGACAACAATTCTTTTAAATGGATTTCTTTTAATACCAAAGATTCTCAAAATTGTATAAAAAGTTTTGAGATCGAGGGCGCTTTATTTGGTGCAAGCATAATAGCAAGAAAAGAGTGCTTAATTGAAACTGGTTTTTTCGATGAAAATTATTTTATGCAGGTGGAAGAGGATGACTTTTGCTACATGGCAAGAAAGCACGGTTGGAAGATTTTTTGCTGTTGTAAATCTATGCTATATCATAAAGTTGGTGCAAGTACAGGTAATGGTACTATAAAGAGCTTCTTTGGAAGGAAGAGTTTAAGGAATAATTTTAAAAGGTTTTTACAAACTCCTTGCTTACACTTAAGAAATAGAATTTATTTCACTAAAAAGTTTTTTGGAACTTTTTATTTCTATTTATTTCTTATTATAAATTTTTATCTTGTATTAAGGCTGATATTTGGAATAATTATCTACGACGATGAAAAACTTAAGAGAATTAAATTTCTATTAATTGCAGTTTTTGATGGAATTAGAGGGAAAATGGGAAAACCAGAATGGATAAATTCATAA
- a CDS encoding sulfotransferase domain-containing protein produces MNIKYKLPNFLIVGAPQAGTTSLYHYLSKHPQVFMSKIKEPKFFSYISGHKNFNGPGDSEGERDIIKTFEDYRRLFLNVNGSKVLGECSVDSLYYYESVIPKIKEYLDEEVKIFIILRNPIDRAYSSYIYHLRDGRENLSFEEALTEEEKRIKDNWEFMWHYKSVGLYSNQVKAYLDNFKNVKVCLFEDLKENPDYLIKELFNFLGVDPEFVPGDLEIEYNKSGIPRFKSLYNFLNKPNFFKFIVKNFFPKNFRIKLKNKFMNKLLIKPDEINKDTREYLINFYKEDIVRLQKLIDRDLSSWLK; encoded by the coding sequence ATTAATATTAAGTATAAACTTCCAAATTTTTTAATTGTAGGAGCCCCACAAGCAGGTACTACCAGTTTGTATCATTATCTTTCAAAACATCCACAGGTTTTTATGAGTAAAATAAAAGAACCTAAGTTTTTTTCTTATATATCTGGTCACAAAAATTTTAATGGTCCTGGTGACTCTGAGGGGGAAAGGGATATTATAAAAACATTCGAAGATTATAGGAGATTGTTTTTGAATGTCAATGGCTCAAAGGTGCTGGGGGAATGTAGTGTGGACAGCTTATATTATTATGAATCTGTGATACCTAAAATTAAAGAATACCTGGATGAAGAGGTTAAGATTTTTATTATCCTTAGAAATCCGATTGATAGAGCTTATTCTTCATATATTTATCATCTTAGAGATGGTAGAGAAAATCTATCATTTGAAGAGGCGCTTACTGAAGAAGAGAAGAGAATAAAGGATAATTGGGAATTTATGTGGCATTATAAGTCGGTTGGACTATATTCTAATCAAGTAAAGGCATACCTTGATAACTTTAAGAACGTTAAGGTCTGTTTATTTGAGGATCTCAAAGAAAACCCTGATTATTTGATAAAAGAGCTTTTTAACTTCCTAGGTGTGGATCCAGAATTTGTTCCTGGTGATTTAGAGATAGAATATAACAAATCAGGTATTCCAAGATTTAAATCACTGTATAATTTCTTAAATAAGCCAAATTTTTTTAAGTTCATTGTTAAAAATTTCTTCCCAAAAAATTTTAGAATAAAGTTAAAAAATAAATTTATGAACAAATTACTTATCAAACCTGATGAGATAAATAAAGATACGAGGGAATATCTGATAAATTTTTACAAAGAAGATATAGTAAGACTTCAAAAGTTAATAGATAGGGATTTATCCAGTTGGCTAAAATAA